The Apibacter raozihei DNA segment AACGTACGTTTGATAGTATTCAAATGAAGCTTTAATTGCATTTTCATAGTGCTGTCCAGCATTTGAAGCAATCCATCCTCTTACTGTGGCTTCTGCAAGAATAAACTCGGTTTCGGAATAGCTTAACAGAGTATATGGTTCGTTCACCGGATCTGAATAAAAACGATTATTTATTTTAGATATATTTTTTTCTGCCACTAATTTTTCATTTTCTGCATAGGGTACTATAGGATTTCCTCCGTGATAGGAATTGTAATCTGTAATGGGAATCCCTTTTTCTGCCGAGGCTACAGTTTGCTGGGCAAAGGTGAATATTCGCGGGTCTTTTCTTTCTCTGAAAAACTCTATAAAAGAATCTGACAGATAAAGACTTGAAGCGTACGTGCTACTGTTAAATTGAGTATACCGGCTTCCTTCCTGATCATAAAACGGCAATTGTGCATTGTCAGAATTGGAAGAAATAATAGGTTCATTTTCAAAAATTCCTTTAAATTTCTGACCTATAATTATAGAACCTACCTTAGTTTTTTTAGATAAGGACAGTAAAATTTTTAATCGGTATGAATTCATAAGTTTTCTCCATTTTTGCATGTTTCCACTATAGTATAAATCTCCATTGACCGATTGTGTAGCATTTATCATATTTACAGCTTCTTCCAATTCATTTAAGATTCCTTCTAATACTGTTTCCTGCGTATCATAACGTGTGGTAAAAATTTCCTGCGTTTCTCCTGACAATGCTTCATTGTATGGGATATCTCCAAAAGTAAGTGTAAGACGATAAAAATAAAAGGCTCTGAAAAATTTTCCAATGGCCAAGTAATTAGTATTATTTACCCGGTTGGCTTCTTCAATCATTTTTATTACCTGCAATAAGTTCAGATAGTCATCAAATTTCCCGGAATTCCATTTATAATACTGATACGGATTTTCTTCACTGGTTAAAATAACCATACGCACACTGTAAAGTGGATCCAAGCCTTCTACTTTTCCAGCTTCTTTCTGTATTTTGGTAAGAAGCAACTGGGGAGATACCTGAGAAGGATAATTACGATTTTCGTTAATATCATCCAAGTTTGAGCATGAAACCGCAAATTGTGTGTAAATAATAAACATTACTAATTTTTGAAAATATTTCATAATTGAGATTACTTAAAATTTAACATTAAATCCAATTCCCAGCCAACGGGTTGAGGGGTCTTGTATGTCATTAGTGTTTTCAAAGTTAAAATCGGGATCGGAATACAGGTTCTTAGATTTCTTCCACATCAGTAGGTTATAGGCAAAGATATTAACTGCTATACCTTTAAATACATGCTTTTCATTTAACAAAGAAGAAAAATCATATTCGAGAATAATTGAGCGCAATTTGACAAATGTTTTGTCGAAAACATTTGCAAATTCACTGTTTTCTTTTTGAGTGACTCTTGCTTTATAAGGGTAGTTTTGTGCCCAAGTCTGCCAACTGACTGTTGATGTATTTTCCTGATAGATACGAGTATCCGAAATGATATTTCCGTTTACATCTCTGATTAATTCTCCGCTAATTATATTAACACCCTGTGGAACATATACCGCCTCTCCTTTAGCATATTCCAAATCTCTATATTGAGTGGACTTGGGATGTTTCCCTCCCCACCACATTTTTTCTACTACTTCCGATCTCATAACCCCTCCAATGCTTCCATCAATTCCTATATCTATTTTAAAATTATTAATTTTAAATGTATTGTTAAAGCCGAAGGTCCAGTCCGGTGCAAAATGTCCCAGATAAGTTTTATAATTATCCCGGGTGGGTAAACCCGTACCGGCATCCAGTATAACTCTTCCATCAACTGATTTCATCCATCCATAATCATAATATGCATCTGCACGGTCATTTACTTTTAAATCACCGAACCGATAAGCATTACCATATATTTTCGTGATTTTTTTTACGCTTGTGCTCCAGTTAATTAGTGTCTTCCAGCTAAAATTTTTGTTTTTTATAACTGTTGCTCCTATAGATACTTCTACTCCCCGGGTAGTGTATTCATTTCCGTTAACCAGGCGAGTTTCAAATCCAGAGCTTTCAGAAACGGGAAGTCTTATTATTTGATCTTTATCTTTAGCCAGAAACAAAGCAATATCTAGAGATAGCCGATTGGAAAAAAATGCTGAACTTATACCTGTTTCATAGGAAATGGTAGTCTCGGGTCTGATGTTTGAGTTAACCAAATCTGTTGGATAAACTGCTACCGGATTTCCGTTATGACCTAACTGATTATTTAAATAATATGATTTTAAGCTATAAGGATCTAAGTCTCCGGAAACTTTTGCCCAAGAGCCATATAATTTCAGGTAATTAACCTGCCGGGGCATATGAATTATCTGAGATAATAATACACTGAGGGAAGCTGAGGGATAGAAAAAGGAACGATTATTTTCAGGTAAGGTTGATGACCAGTCGTTTCTAGCTGCAAGAGCCAGATAAATGAATCGATATATTCCTAGTTCTGCAGTACTGTACAAACTGTAAATTGCTTTTTTACTTAAAAAATTTTTACTTTTTACTGCTCCTGAAGAGTTTCCCAGATTATAAACCCCGGGGATGAGCAATCCATCAGTTTCTGAGCTTTCATCCGTATATTCATTGTAATATCCGGAAGCTCCAGCATTTACAGTGAATTCTATATTATCTCCCCATTGAGTATCATAGGATGCCAGTATATCATAATTTACATCTGTAAATTTCCTTTTTCTGATTCCGAATTTTCCTTCGCGGGAAGCACTATAATTAAAATAGGATTTTGGACTCCGTGTTTCATCGTCTATATGATTACTGATTA contains these protein-coding regions:
- a CDS encoding SusD/RagB family nutrient-binding outer membrane lipoprotein, which translates into the protein MKYFQKLVMFIIYTQFAVSCSNLDDINENRNYPSQVSPQLLLTKIQKEAGKVEGLDPLYSVRMVILTSEENPYQYYKWNSGKFDDYLNLLQVIKMIEEANRVNNTNYLAIGKFFRAFYFYRLTLTFGDIPYNEALSGETQEIFTTRYDTQETVLEGILNELEEAVNMINATQSVNGDLYYSGNMQKWRKLMNSYRLKILLSLSKKTKVGSIIIGQKFKGIFENEPIISSNSDNAQLPFYDQEGSRYTQFNSSTYASSLYLSDSFIEFFRERKDPRIFTFAQQTVASAEKGIPITDYNSYHGGNPIVPYAENEKLVAEKNISKINNRFYSDPVNEPYTLLSYSETEFILAEATVRGWIASNAGQHYENAIKASFEYYQTYVKNAENYFKNFNMNEYLSQESVKYKTENTQSQLNQILTQKYMIMFHQSGWTAYQDYLRTGYPELPQQQQISAPVRWMYPITEYNKNPVNVKEAIERQFGGNDNTRSTPWWLK
- a CDS encoding SusC/RagA family TonB-linked outer membrane protein translates to MKKVFLYCLSFLFSTLLINAQEKTIQGIISDSEGKPIEDAYIKNITTGSETYSNENGSFSLSANLSDSIKIEHFNYEPYKLNNITSENLKIVLENKHQEVEKQVGEIVITALGITKQDKKVGYSTQEIKNDKVEKITTPSLGNLFTGQVAGLQVSNPTGLQQAAVFKLRGKDPLIVIDDVPVSQETFESLSPNEINSINILKGTSASALYGSRGRNGAVMITTRSAKKNGISIELSQSLLFSSGFTLRPQTQKEYGNGSNGKYEFWDGKDGGVNDGDMIWGPKFVTGLKLPQWNSPVRDKQTGEIIPWYGTTEDTPYADQSRYERVPIDWTYHDNLKEFMKTGMIQNTNFSINFKNEKGKYRVSGNYINMVDRIPGSRLSKGGLNFTSSTLLAENLEFKAGLSYSRQFSPNIPNYEYNPSGHMYTVLIWMGGDVNGRDLKNHLWLPGLEGYKQANWNYAWYNNPWFGAEYYKNKREKEIINGRLGLTYYITEKLKLQTKVSLISNHIDDETRSPKSYFNYSASREGKFGIRKRKFTDVNYDILASYDTQWGDNIEFTVNAGASGYYNEYTDESSETDGLLIPGVYNLGNSSGAVKSKNFLSKKAIYSLYSTAELGIYRFIYLALAARNDWSSTLPENNRSFFYPSASLSVLLSQIIHMPRQVNYLKLYGSWAKVSGDLDPYSLKSYYLNNQLGHNGNPVAVYPTDLVNSNIRPETTISYETGISSAFFSNRLSLDIALFLAKDKDQIIRLPVSESSGFETRLVNGNEYTTRGVEVSIGATVIKNKNFSWKTLINWSTSVKKITKIYGNAYRFGDLKVNDRADAYYDYGWMKSVDGRVILDAGTGLPTRDNYKTYLGHFAPDWTFGFNNTFKINNFKIDIGIDGSIGGVMRSEVVEKMWWGGKHPKSTQYRDLEYAKGEAVYVPQGVNIISGELIRDVNGNIISDTRIYQENTSTVSWQTWAQNYPYKARVTQKENSEFANVFDKTFVKLRSIILEYDFSSLLNEKHVFKGIAVNIFAYNLLMWKKSKNLYSDPDFNFENTNDIQDPSTRWLGIGFNVKF